The Elaeis guineensis isolate ETL-2024a chromosome 5, EG11, whole genome shotgun sequence DNA segment agagcgcctcgccgaccctgtgaccctcgatcgttgggctcttgtctttgtcattagtatcTACTAGGCCtggccccttcctggcgcgccaatctattGCTACCaaccccctcgtcgcctgatcgccgggaacgagcgcctgcaaaaaaggaagtccacacagaTCGGTggtgactccggcggggaccctccgacggtcaagtcagagaggtgactgggcaacagtgaaatgaagacagagagctcaatcgagagagagaaagagagagttagagggagcaagcctgttgcTTTTTCGGGGGGCCTCCGCACTGTTGCCTCccccgatatatatatagtggagcgtggtatggcgccgtcattaatggcgcgaacaattgaagaattgtcaactcactgtagactgtcagagtcgctgtgaaagtgtcacatcgccgtggggctgtcaaatcactagggttgacaatgccctaggcgagataatgcccttaggtggcagtgccgcatgtcgctgtcagggctgacagtctctggcagctgtacggcgatcggaggagtcgaccgaccctaggtcagtGGCCATTTGTGTGGCGTCGGGCGAAGATTCGGGCCTCTCTGATaatcagccgggcatgttgcgagagtcggccatcggactcccCGGTTCTGTCGGTCGGGAGAGTgggaaaggtctgcccgaccgacatatcctcagtcggtaaagggccgttaatcggccggtgatggcggtcggtcggtccgtcggtcggtcggtcggtcgaacggtcggtcggtcgggcggtcggtcgggtatgtccgaccatgagccgtcgtgagcgggaacggtcggtatcccccaacaagtGGATTAGTTCAGTACCCTTTTGTTCGTGACACATATTATGTGATTTTTGGAATACATGAATGAATCCCATTTTTACTAATAAACAACCAAATATCGAGTTCATCTATGGCTGTTTTGCATCGCAAAGTAAGTTCTTTTTTCCAATAAACAACCAAATAAGTTCAGTCTAGACTTCTTGCGTGACACTTCGTACTGTGTTAAGTTTAGACTTAATGCGTGCTGCTCTGTGACCTCTGGACTTAATCGCGTGCTGCTGCAAACTGTATTTAGTCCAGAGATCTTGCTGACTTCTTATGCAAGGAAATTAATGCTAAAATGGTGTATTTTGTGTCTCCATCTTGAGCGTAAAGTGTGGTTGTTATCAATTTTGCTTGTATATCTGTTAGAATTTAAATTTTGCACTTAAGAGATAAGCGCACTAGTGTTGGGGTTCCCAACCTGACTTCACTGTTCAatctgaagttggagttgtgtgTTCAACACTGAGCTCAACTTTGTGGACAATGAATTAGCTTGCAACATTGCTTTGCTGCAAGATCAATGTGGTTTTTGGGAGATTGTGTGATCATATGCTTGTGTTCAAATTCTTGTATAATTATATGTGTGCATATTAATATCTGTTTCTGTATCTTTGGCTCCCAGAAATAGGAAgcatatttatctttattttattttttatttttttactcatTTGGTTCATCAGATTTTCTCCCTTATGCTCATCATTTTCACAATTTTGTCTTAAATGAAGATCCTTGCATTTTTGGTTTGTTGTGCATAGATCACATTGAAAAATGGTGAAAGGTGTTGCTGTACTTGGTTGCAGTGAGGGTGTCAAAGGCACTGTTTACTTCACCCAAGAAGGAGATGGTACATTTAGTACTAATAAGCTAGCATATGCTGGAATTGTCTCAAAAATCATGTAAAGACAGAAACAATATCATAATGCAATTTTGTTCACCATTTTAGGTCCAACTACGGTAGCTGGAAGCCTCTCTGGTCTCAAACCTGGGCTTCATGGCTTCCATGTTCATGCCCTTGGTGACACTACTAATGGCTGCATGTCCACTGGTACTCATCTTTACTTAGGGAAAGCTTCTAATAAAACTTGAATTAAGGAAATTGGTGGAAATAATCATTTTGTTGGTCATtgtattgtttttattttattttactttattCAGGACCGCATTTCAATCCTGCTGGAAAAGAACATGGGGCACCTGAAGATGATAATCGCCATGCTGGTGATCTTGGAAATGTGACTGTTGGTGATGATGGTACCATTTTTGTCTTTTGCTGTCTTTTTTGCTTAGTTCTGGTTGTCATCCGTCACAACATTATGATTTGACACTGTCCATAATCATTTCACTTAGATGAACAAGCTTTTTATCATCTGACTCATTGATTGGTCTTGCTAGCCTATCTTCTATCTATTGAATAATTTTATTCTTAACATATTTGTGATGGTTTATTTTTATTGTTTCAGGTACTGTTAGCTTCACCATTACTGACAACCAGGTGATTTAATTCTACaactatttttttcattaaatgcTTTCAGAGATTTTTTTCATTAAATGCTTTCAGAGATTCTGAACTGTTTCCTTCATCATAGATTTCGCTCTCTGGACCAAATTCAATCATTGGAAGGGCTGTTGTAGTCCATGCTGACCCTGATGATCTTGGAAAGGGTATGTTTTTAGTTGTTTTTCATTTCTCACATTAATGCTATATTGCTATTTACCTGAAAAAACTTTTAAGTACAACTTTATTTTTTGGCTAATCATCGATGCCAACAGAAGTGTGCATGAGCTCAAAAATAGTGAAAATCTGCCTTGCTTTTGGCTCATCATTAACTGTTGGTTTTTTAGCTTCTTCTTATTTCATGAACATTTAGCACACATTTGTTCTTTTCCTTTTTTGATAAATGGGTTTAATCTATGCACTATCATAAGCCTGCATTAACCATGCATGTTGCATATACTCTTTGTTTCTTGAGAGGTTTTCAATTATTTAGTTTGGGATACTTGGGAATGACTGGAGGGAGACAGCTTCACAATTTGACTTACAATTTCATGGTTACACCAGGAGAGGTGCTTTGATGCCAAGCAAAGATGAAATTGTCATGCAATGGATGCTTTGGCAGACCAAAATCAGCAGAATGCTAAGTGTAAAATGACATGGCACATTTTGGCAACTCATTCTGTTGTGTCCTAATGTTACAACTAAAATATGCCTTGGCATTTGGCACTGCTTATCTGAGTGAATTAAGCTGTGCTGCAGACAGCTGCAAGTCTGGAAAGCATCCAAGAGGGGATGTTTCTGAGTATATCTGCAGCTAGAAGTACATAAAACAATAGGCATATCTCTTGCCATGCCATTTTCTGTTATAAGAATAATTCAACCAGATAATAGGTTCATGATTGTAGCGATTCATTCCGAATTCATTTTCCCATGCCTCTCCCCCAAGGACCGCtaaattcatatttatttttaagacAACCGTTACATGTTTAATGTGATATCTTTGACGACTTTGAGAAGCAACCATTTTTTTCCCAGTGCCATGTGCAAACTTCTTTGGATTCCATGCTATAGAAAAATCTCCAAATGTTCCAATCAAATGTGGCCTTAAGGATGTTTCCTGTCCATCATCTGTGGTTAtcagtttaaaaaatttattcattcttTGAAGTTGGCAGGCAATGTTTTGTCCCTTCATGTCACAATCACTATTAATAGCTTTCCTAGGTGAAGGTCAAGAAACATTAAGAGCAACTTGATCATAGAGTCCAATGTGTATCTGAACTCATTGCCCTTTCAAAATCCATAATTTATACCCAGGAAAAGCATGGAAGAAAAGGGAAGAAATGCCTTCATCTTTGGAATATATATCTGAGTGATAGATAATCTATAATTAACAAATAGACCAATTGTTACTATGCTTGAAACTTTATATCCCCAACTCCATCTACATACCCATTTTGATCataatttatttctcatgatgcTCACAATAGTCATCATGTTTTATTTGAAATGGAGTGTGACATTAGTATTCCTACTTTTCTATTTCACGTGTTAAACAAAATTCAAGTCTCCATATGTATTAACTTAAGTGCTGTGTCATACTTTTGAGATATAGATATATCTGACAGTCTTTGTTAGATATGTGAGGTGCGAGTACTCATCGGAAGCTAGGTTTGTGAATTCAAGAGGCAAGATGTTGGTGTGGGAGCTCTCCGAGCATGCCAAGAAACTTGTTTCCCAGCTGGCTTGCTAGAGAAATTGCAATACAAGTCTCATGGTAAGGGATAGATATGTGTGCCACTAGTGTTAGGGCCGCCGAATAGAGGTGATCAAAAAAAGGATATGAGAGTAGCGTGGATCCAGATGTCTTGACCTTGGAGGATATTCACTATTGTCACGGCGTCATTCAAAGAAGATAGATTTGGATAGAGATAGGATGTATCTTGGGTTATGGTGGAAGAGATCTTAGCTAACACTATTCTTAAGATCGAGTCCTGTTGATAAATAAAGTGCTATCCTCCTACTGCGCACATTTGTTAGGACGGTTGCTTTGTACCAACTGTTAGACCAATAAGCATATTTTAGCAGCCTTGACTTATTATTAACTTTCATTTGGCCTATTCTAACATGGCTTGTGTTGGTTGTCTCTCTTTAATCAGC contains these protein-coding regions:
- the LOC105045220 gene encoding superoxide dismutase [Cu-Zn] isoform X2 encodes the protein MVKGVAVLGCSEGVKGTVYFTQEGDGPTTVAGSLSGLKPGLHGFHVHALGDTTNGCMSTGPHFNPAGKEHGAPEDDNRHAGDLGNVTVGDDGTVSFTITDNQISLSGPNSIIGRAVVVHADPDDLGKGGHELSKSTGNAGGRVACGIIGLQA
- the LOC105045220 gene encoding superoxide dismutase [Cu-Zn] isoform X1, which translates into the protein MVKGVAVLGCSEGVKGTVYFTQEGDGTFSPTTVAGSLSGLKPGLHGFHVHALGDTTNGCMSTGPHFNPAGKEHGAPEDDNRHAGDLGNVTVGDDGTVSFTITDNQISLSGPNSIIGRAVVVHADPDDLGKGGHELSKSTGNAGGRVACGIIGLQA